A section of the Phaseolus vulgaris cultivar G19833 chromosome 8, P. vulgaris v2.0, whole genome shotgun sequence genome encodes:
- the LOC137824134 gene encoding uncharacterized protein: MDKGEGAKALATSLQNLDLNLPSNVKSKSSIAIAHPQFPGFLSKKTKPPSLVSLCVGVIGRHLEDIIVDLSEIAVNLPADIKIAVAAIARRRKLLNDDVLIALADTSWEILDVSGSDVSDSGLIKAAEVCRFIKALDISRCTKITANGISELVKHCHLLETLRCGGCSRSDNTARRCLGIFKPRFDDYVEEDSWEELDTKEIANGAQSLRWLVWPNIDKISLEDFSTECPRVVVNPKSSPFGFMGTEVPGEAWQNIILDDEVVKDIDPRTWTLRGFALKHISPSSSSSTELSVAEKFRLAFVERDNRLAPKRAKNARQHQRRAVRELMLMSTRAKAMVLASQVSKSLHG, encoded by the exons ATGGATAAAGGTGAAGGTGCCAAAGCATTAGCGACCTCTTTGCAGAACCTCGATTTGAATCTCCCATCCAACGTCAAATCCAAGTCCTCCATCGCAATCGCCCACCCTCAATTTCCCG GATTTCTATCTAAGAAGACAAAGCCTCCGAGTTTAGTCAGCCTTTGCGTTGGAGTTATTGGAAGGCATTTGGAAGATATCATTGTGGATTTGAGTGAGATTGCTGTCAACTTGCCAGCTGACATAAAG ATAGCGGTGGCAGCTATTGCTAGAAGAAGAAAATTGCTGAATGATGATGTCCTGATCGCATTAGCTGATACTTCCTGGGAAATCCTTGATGTCTCTGGCTCAGATGTCTCTGATTCTGGCTTGATAAAAGCAGCTGAAGTATGTAGATTCATTAAAGCTCTGGATATAAG CCGATGCACCAAAATTACTGCTAATGGTATATCTGAGCTTGTGAAGCACTGCCATTTGTTGGAGACATTGAGATGCGG AGGGTGTTCAAGGAGTGACAACACTGCACGGAGATGCTTGGGTATATTTAAACCAAGGTTTGATGATTATGTGGAGGAGGATTCTTGGGAGGAGCTGGATACAAAAGAAATTGCTAATGGTGCACAATCACTCAGGTGGCTCGTATGG CCAAACATTGATAAAATTTCTTTAGAGGACTTTTCTACTGAGTGCCCACGTGTTGTTGTAAATCCTAAGTCATCACCCTTTGGGTTCATGGGAACTGAAGTTCCTGGGGAAGCATGGCAAAATATCATATTGGATGATGAAGTTGTCAAGGATATTGATCCCAGAACATGGACATTACGTGGGTTTGCTTTGAAACATATCTCTCCATCTTCTTCAAGCTCCACTGAATTATCAGTAGCAGAAAAATTCAGACTTGCATTTGTGGAAAGGGACAACCGATTAGCTCCGAAGAGAGCTAAAAATGCGCGGCAACATCAGCGTCGCGCGGTGCGGGAACTGATGCTGATGAGCACGAGAGCCAAGGCAATGGTCTTGGCCTCACAAGTAAGCAAGTCTCTTCATGGCTGA
- the LOC137824135 gene encoding mitochondrial acidic protein MAM33 isoform X2: protein MWKRAVVGAVGALRRPFSSEGGGISSAVNSMLLRSLKDHYLEVSKMNMPPKVSPPSPFSIVKGALDSHGPVLKRSYGEEEVSVYVMRLSAPEDDDSAMDQLFIHVDVSKPSQKESLIFLCGLYEDALGIHSVSMRPKHQDSGYLLIPSQYTGPVFAELDDKMRDAFHTYIEERGVNESLFKFLQAWLYVKEHRNLMRWFKTMGLFIDGEKPATGI, encoded by the exons ATGTGGAAGCGAGCGGTGGTGGGCGCCGTGGGTGCTCTCCGGCGGCCGTTTTCGTCGGAAGGTGGCGGCATCTCCTCCGCCGTGAACTCGATGCTTCTCCGCTCCCTCAAGGATCACTATCTAGAAGTCTCCAAAATGAACATGCCCCCT AAAGTGAGTCCTCCGTCGCCGTTCTCCATCGTGAAGGGAGCTCTGGACTCACACGGTCCGGTTCTGAAGCGCAGCTACGGCGAGGAAGAGGTGAGCGTGTACGTTATGCGGTTGTCCGCCCCCGAGGACGATGATTCTGCCATGGATCAGCTCTTCATCCATGTCGACGTCTCCAAACCCTCGCAGAAGGAATCGTTGATTTTCCTCTGCGGTTTGTACGAGGATGCTCTGGGTATTCACTCTGTTTCCATGAGGCCTAAGCACCAAGACTCCGGCTACCTCCTCATCCCTTCGCAATACACTGGCCCTGTTTTCGC GGAACTAGATGATAAGATGAGAGATGCGTTTCACACTTACATTGAGGAACGAGGAGTGAACGAGTCTCTCTTTAAATTTCTTCAAGCGTGGCTATATGTGAAGGAACATCGAAATCTGATGCGGTGGTTCAAAACGATGGGCTTGTTCATTGATGGAGAGAAACCAGCTACAG GTATTTGA
- the LOC137824135 gene encoding mitochondrial acidic protein MAM33 isoform X1 → MWKRAVVGAVGALRRPFSSEGGGISSAVNSMLLRSLKDHYLEVSKMNMPPKVSPPSPFSIVKGALDSHGPVLKRSYGEEEVSVYVMRLSAPEDDDSAMDQLFIHVDVSKPSQKESLIFLCGLYEDALGIHSVSMRPKHQDSGYLLIPSQYTGPVFAELDDKMRDAFHTYIEERGVNESLFKFLQAWLYVKEHRNLMRWFKTMGLFIDGEKPATGA, encoded by the exons ATGTGGAAGCGAGCGGTGGTGGGCGCCGTGGGTGCTCTCCGGCGGCCGTTTTCGTCGGAAGGTGGCGGCATCTCCTCCGCCGTGAACTCGATGCTTCTCCGCTCCCTCAAGGATCACTATCTAGAAGTCTCCAAAATGAACATGCCCCCT AAAGTGAGTCCTCCGTCGCCGTTCTCCATCGTGAAGGGAGCTCTGGACTCACACGGTCCGGTTCTGAAGCGCAGCTACGGCGAGGAAGAGGTGAGCGTGTACGTTATGCGGTTGTCCGCCCCCGAGGACGATGATTCTGCCATGGATCAGCTCTTCATCCATGTCGACGTCTCCAAACCCTCGCAGAAGGAATCGTTGATTTTCCTCTGCGGTTTGTACGAGGATGCTCTGGGTATTCACTCTGTTTCCATGAGGCCTAAGCACCAAGACTCCGGCTACCTCCTCATCCCTTCGCAATACACTGGCCCTGTTTTCGC GGAACTAGATGATAAGATGAGAGATGCGTTTCACACTTACATTGAGGAACGAGGAGTGAACGAGTCTCTCTTTAAATTTCTTCAAGCGTGGCTATATGTGAAGGAACATCGAAATCTGATGCGGTGGTTCAAAACGATGGGCTTGTTCATTGATGGAGAGAAACCAGCTACAGGTGCTTAA
- the LOC137825443 gene encoding LOB domain-containing protein 24-like, producing the protein MMISGRCAACKNQRRRCPSDCIFSPHFPANDPQRFASVHKIYGGSNVGKMLQQIPPYLREQTANSLYFEAQCRIQDPVYGCVGIISKLYEEIRNTETELAQIQTQITCHKLKVVQANNNAETNMNL; encoded by the exons ATGATGATATCTGGTAGGTGTGCAGCTTGCAAGAATCAAAGAAGAAGATGCCCTTCAGATTGCATTTTCTCTCCACATTTCCCTGCTAATGATCCTCAAAGATTTGCTTCTGTTCATAAAATCTATGGTGGCAGCAATGTTGGAAAAATGCTTCAG CAAATTCCACCTTATTTACGTGAACAAACTGCAAATTCTTTGTACTTTGAAGCACAATGTAGGATTCAAGACCCAGTTTATGGATGTGTTGGGATTATCTCAAAATTATATGAAGAAATCCGTAATACAGAGACTGAACTTGCCCAGATTCAGACACAGATTACCTGTCACAAGCTTAAAGTGGTGCAGGCAAATAACAATGCTGAAACAAACATGAACTTG